In the genome of Fervidobacterium nodosum Rt17-B1, the window ATGGTTCTGACGCACTTAGTTATTTATCCGAATTAACATTGCACATTCCAATTAGTTCTTCTGCTTCGTTTGCTACACGCTTAGTTGCAGGACAGGTATTCCAAATTTCTGGTGAACCTATAACTTATGAGCTTGCAGGTATTAACCAAGTAAGAGGTGTCAAATCAACGGATAAAGGTCCTGTCATTGGCTTGAACAACAATGAAATTAGATTTAAGGCTCCTGAGCAAATGTTCTATATCTCACTCTTCTACGACTTAGGATTTGTAGATAGTGAGTATAGGTTAGATAAACTTGTCAGTTCAGCTGGTATAGAATTTGGACTTACTGTACCTATGTTTGGACTTATAAGAGTAGGATGGGGAATTCCAATTCCTTCGACTAACCTGAATTTCTACTTTACATTTGGAAAGACATTCTAAAAATCAGAAAATAAAGGAGAACCCTGTTATATGGAAAAAATAAAAGAGTTTATAGAAAAATTAAACGAAATACGAGAAGAAGCAAAGCCTGCTGTTGAAGCAAGATGGGAAGAATTTGAGAATTTAAGAAAGAATGGTACGGAAGAAGATTTATTTTCAGAGTTAAGTTTTTGTATCCTCACAGCAAACTGGAGTGCACAAGGTGGTATAAAAGCTCAAAAAATAATAGGAAATGGTTTTGCTTATCTTTCAGAAGAAGAACTTTACAAAAAACTCAAAGAGGTCGGACATCGTTACCCAGAAGCAAGAGCAAAATACATAGTTTCAAACAGATGGATAATTGGCAAAATAAGAGAAATCATATCGCAAGATGACCCCAGAGAATTTTTTGTTGATAACATAAAAGGTCTTGGGTGGAAAGAAAGTTCACATTTTTTAAGAAATATCGCTTTCCCAAATTATGCCATTTTAGACAAACATGTACTAAGAATAATGAAACAATACGGGTTAATAGACGAGCTTCCAAAAGGATGGACGAAAAAAAGATATCTAGAATACGAAGAACGGCTAAAAAAAGTAGCAGAACTCTTTGGGGAACATATAGGCAAATTTGACCTGTACCTATGGTATATGATAAAAAGGAAAGTAGAGAAATAATTTGCTAACATTCTAAAATGGGAGGGGCTAAAATGAAACTTATCGAGAGCGTTCCAAATTTTAGCGAAGGTAGACGAGAAGAAATCGTCAGACAAATTATTGAGGAAGCAAATAAATATAAAAAAGTGCGCGTATTAGATTGGTCGATGGACAGAGATCATAACAGGTCAGTTGTTACATTGGTTGGGGAACCTGAAGAAATTTTAGAAGCTTTATTTGATATGACAAAAAAAGCATCAGAACTAATCGATCTAAGATACCATAAAGGTGAACATCCAAGAATGGGAGCAACAGACGTTATACCATTGGTTCCACTAGTCGGCACAAAGATGGAAGAATGTGTTGAATGGTCAAAAAAACTTGGCGAAAGAATCGGAAGAGAATTAAACATACCAGTATACCTTTACGAAAGAAGCGCAACTTCTCCTGAGAGGGAAAACTTGTCTGAAATAAGAAAAGGTGAATTTGAAGGATTTTTCGAAAAAATAAAAGACCCAAAGTGGAAACCAGATTTTGGTCCAGATAAAGTACATGAAACAGCAGGTGTCACAGCAGTTGGCGCTCGCGAATTCCTTATAGCTTTCAACGTCAATTTGGGGACAAACAACATAGAGATTGCAGACAAAATAGCAAAAGCAGTAAGGCACATTAGTGGTGGTTATCGATACGTAAAAGCAATGGGAGTAGAACTCAAAGAAAAAGGAATAGTTCAAGTATCGATGAACCTCACTAACTACAAAAAATCTCCTATATTTAGAGTATTCGAAACAATCAAAAGAGAGGCAGAAAGATACGGTGTACCAGTAGTTGGAAGCGAAATAATAGGTATGGTACCATTACAGGCAATAGTAGAAACATTCATGTGGTATCTCCAAATAGATGAATTCGGTCCAAACAGAGTAATTGAGCAAAAACTTCTTGAACAATTGACAAAAGAACAATAAGAGTTTTTATTTTATAAAAGGGAGTGCGTAAAATTAAATTAGACAATTGCACTCCCTTTTGTTTTGTGGTATAATAATTCGCAGTACGAACCAAAACGAAGGAGGTGGGCTTTATGGAATACAGAAAAGTAGGTAAATGGGGCTTAAAAATCAGCGAAGTATCGCTTGGTTCATGGCTTACATTTGGCAATCAACTCGACTTAAATTCAACAAAACAAGTTGTCCGATACGCAGTAGAAAATGGTATTAATTTTATCGATACCGCTGAAGCTTATGCAAACGGTATAGCAGAAGCAATGCTTGGCATGGTGCTTAAAGAATACAGAAGAGAAGACTTGGTAATTTCAACAAAAATCTTCTGGGGTGGAGATGGTCCAAACCAGAAAGGGCTTTCGAGAAAACACTTGCTCGAAGGTACATGGAATTCATTGAAGAGATTGCAACTTGATTATGTAGATATACTTTACTGTCACAGACCAGACCCAGAAGTCCCCATGGAAGAAGTAGTCTATACAATGGACCAAATACTAAAAAGTGGACTTGCATTTTATTGGGGAACGAGCGAATGGAGTGCGGAAGAAATTGAGCAAGCTTGCAAAGTTGCGGAAAAAATGAACGCGATGCCACCTGTAGTCGAACAACCACAGTACAATTTAATATTTAAAAAACGTGTTGAAGAAGAATACGCTCCAATATACGAAAAATATGGTATCGGAACAACAATTTGGAGTCCACTTGCTTCAGGTGTGTTAAGTGGTAAATACCTCGAAGGCATTCCAGAAGGTTCTAGGTTAGATAGATGGCCATGGTTAAGGAAAACAATGGAAGAAAGAGGTATATTCCAAGAAGAAACACTTCAAAAATTAAAAAGAATAAAAGAAATCGCGGAAGGTTTAGGCGTAACAATGGCTCAACTTTCAATTGCATGGTGCTTGAGGAATCCACACGTAAGTAGCGTTATACTCGGTGTAAGTTCATTAGACCAACTTAAAGAAAATATAAAGGCTGTTGAAGTAAAGAATTTGATAACTGATGAAATTTATTCGGAACTAAACTCATTATTTTGATATTATCTAAAAAAACAAAGAAAAACACTCCCGAGGTGGTATGTCGAAACCACTGAGGGAGTGTTTTATATAGAATAAGTTCGTTTATAGTATAATTTAATAAACTATCTAGATTAAATATCCATTTCCATACTAACTACGAGAAAACAAGTATGTAAAATTATCTTCTAGAGAATTTTTATCTGACATCTTTCGGTTTACCAAAATAAAAAGCGCAAGTGTACTAAAGATCTTGTTAAATCAGTTGTGTTGCGAGGTGATTAAATGCTTCTAGAAGACGTTCTCATCGTTGATCCAGTCGATGGTGAATACGTTGGTACTATAGAGTTTGACAAAAAAGTGGAAAAGATAGTTCGTTCAAACAAAACACATTACAACTCTATAATTATGCCCGCCTTTGTTGATCCACACATCCATGGAATAATGGGAATAGATACAATAGCATCTTCTTCGAATGATTTTCAAAAGTTTAAGGAATACGAAGCACTCGAAGGAGTTTTCTTATTTTTTCCAACGACGGTCACTTGTACTTTGGAAAAATTAAATGATATAAGTAATAATTTACCAGATGGGTTAAAGCTTCACATTGAAGGACCTTTCATCTCTGAAGAGCGTAAAGGCGCACATAACGAAAAATATATAATCAATCCACCGAAAAACATCAGTGAATTGGAAAAATACATTCCGATAGAAAAAATTGGAATAATTACAATAGCACCTGAGAAAGAAAATTTTTTGTATTTTGCTGATAGTTGCAATGAAAAGGGGATAAGGATTTCACTTGGTCATTCAAATGCCAACTTCGAGACAGCTAAAATGGCATACGAGAAAGGCTATAAAAGAATAACCCATTTTCCAAACGCACTGAGCCCAATGCATCACAGAGACTTGAATATGGTAGGTGCGGGTTTTTACTTTGATTTTATAGTTGAGATTATAGCTGATGGTATACATTCCGCTCCAGAATTCGTGGATTTAGTCTACAAAATCAAAGGTGCAGATAAAATAATCTTGGTTACAGATAGTATATCAGCCACAGGTTTAAAAGATGGAGATTATCTACTTGGTGATTTACCTGTAAAGGTTGTTGATGGTATTGCGAGATTGAGCAATGGAACGATTGCTGGAAGCACTTTAAGATTCTCACAAGCATTAAAGAATTTCCAAAAATTCACAAAATGCACATTGCAAGAACTCGCTAAAGTGACTTCTTACAATGCTTGTAAAGATTTAGGTTTGGATTGTGGCAGAATAGCTGAAGGTAAAGACGCAAAATTTGTACAATTAGACAACGAATTGAATATATTGAAAACTTGGAATTATTAGTTGCAAGCTAACGATAAAAAAGTAAAAAGGCTGATGAGAAAATTCTCATCAGCTTTTTTAATCAGTAGTTTTATCGAATTTCACAGTACAAATTCAATGGTGTAAATTTTAAAAGGTTTATAAGTCAATTCTATTTTGCCTTCTTTGAATTCAACTTCAGAAATTTTATTCTCTAAAATATCTACGAATTTCACTTCTTTAAAATTGATTCCTTCTAACTTTATCGTTGCTGTTCCACTGCTCCCAACGGTCTCTAAAATCCTTAAGTATATCTTTTCATCAACTTTTCTTAAAGACAACACACGCAATGAATCAGATGAAATATTTAAATTCCAACCTTTTGTTAATGGTTTACCGTTGAAGGCCTTTATTTTCTTATTCAATTTATCAGCTCTTGCGTAGAATTCTTTTACATCCTCAAAACCATGTAGGTATATTAAATAAATAAAACTTTGTTCTCCTTCGTCAGCAAAGAAATCAGGATATATACCTGCCTTAACTAAAGTCATTTCTATTGTTGAACCTTTCACAATATGTCCGTATTTTCCATTGTTTATAATGCATACACCATGGTCGTACTGTGAAACATCAATCCATCTGTGACCGAGCACTTCAAAACGCGCTTGTTCAAAGTTGGTATTATCATGCGTTGGTCTTTGAATGTACCCACCATCTATATCGTATTTGGCATACCTTGATAAAACATTTGTTGGGAAGAGGACTTTAAGTATACTTCTTCTGTGGTGCCAATCGATTTTGGTTTCAACCTTTAACTCATCGGATTCATTTTCAAGAATCAAGTATTGCCAAATTCTACTTCCCTCGTAATCGTAGAATATTTCCACCACTTTTCTTATCTCATTATCTTCAACAATCTTTATTTTTTCAGCTTTAAGAACAATATAATGGTTCCTCGTTCTGTAATCTATATCCCAATTTTCCCAATAGGCTGGTATATCTTTCGCTGTTACTAAGACATTCCCTTTTTCATTAAACGCCCACTTCTTTAAAACTTTATTGAATATATTTATACTTCCATCACGATAAATGTGTACAAGTAATAAACCATTCTCTATTGTATAATCATCAACGAATTTCTGAGTGTTATGGAATTCTGATTTTTCTCTTTGAACTTTAAACGACAATATTTCGAAAGGTTTTAGTTCATTTTCACTTACGCAAAGATAATTTCCACGGTACGTTTTGATTGTTTTTAAAGATTTATCGCAATCGTTTGTTTTTATAAAGTTGTTGTATTCAAATGAAATGCGTTGCTTAAAAGAAGATGGATTGAAAATAGTAATAATTTCATCATTACCGTCGAAAAATGATTTTTGAATCACATCACATTGCTCTATAACATAATTAAGCTCTTTTTCTGTATCTTCGTAAACTTCTTTAATGGAAGAACCTGGAAGTATATCATGGAATTCGTTCCTTAGTAACACCTTCCAGAGCTCGTCGATTTGCGCTTGTTTATCCCCCAAAAACAACGCGTTCAAAATTTCGGTTGTTCTTAGCTCATCTTCTGCGATTTTGTGAAGTATTTTTGTCCTACTTTGGGAAGTCAGAGTCCCTCTATGGAGTTCAAGATAAAGCTCCCCATCCCAAATTGGCAATTTAGCATTTGCCAAATCTTGCATCAAATCGCTGAAAAATCTTTCTGTGGTTGAATATTCAACTTCAGGCACTCCTGGTATCTCATTTAACGGATTATAACTTTCGCACATTTCTTCCGAAGGGCCACCGCCACCATCACCGTATCCAAAGGAAATGAAAAACTTGTCGGTAAGTTCTTTTTGCCTGAAATTAGAAAATGTATTAATCAACGATTTTGCACTAATTCTACCGTTGTAACCTTCTTCAAAATTTTTAAAGTTGTAATAAATAACCTCAGAGCCATCTATACCTCTCCACTTGCATATATCATAAGGAAAGTCATTTGCTTCATTCCAATTTAGTTTTGTGGTTACAAAATAATCTATTCCCGTTTGTTTAAGTATCTGTGGTAAAAACCAAGAAAAACCAAATACATCGGGTAACCACGCCACTTTGCTTATTTTTCCAAACTCTTTTTCAAAGAACTTCTGACCGTAATAAAACTGCCTGATTAAAGATTCCACGCCAGGTACATTACAATCAGACTCAACCCACATACCGCCAACAGGTTCCCATTGACCATTCTTTACTAAATTCCTTATCTGCTCAAAAAGTTCTGGATAGAGACTTTTTAAATCTTCGTACATTTGCGCAGAAGATTGAATATAAACAAAGTTTTTATACTTTTTTGCCAA includes:
- the nagA gene encoding N-acetylglucosamine-6-phosphate deacetylase, whose amino-acid sequence is MLLEDVLIVDPVDGEYVGTIEFDKKVEKIVRSNKTHYNSIIMPAFVDPHIHGIMGIDTIASSSNDFQKFKEYEALEGVFLFFPTTVTCTLEKLNDISNNLPDGLKLHIEGPFISEERKGAHNEKYIINPPKNISELEKYIPIEKIGIITIAPEKENFLYFADSCNEKGIRISLGHSNANFETAKMAYEKGYKRITHFPNALSPMHHRDLNMVGAGFYFDFIVEIIADGIHSAPEFVDLVYKIKGADKIILVTDSISATGLKDGDYLLGDLPVKVVDGIARLSNGTIAGSTLRFSQALKNFQKFTKCTLQELAKVTSYNACKDLGLDCGRIAEGKDAKFVQLDNELNILKTWNY
- a CDS encoding aldo/keto reductase, which translates into the protein MEYRKVGKWGLKISEVSLGSWLTFGNQLDLNSTKQVVRYAVENGINFIDTAEAYANGIAEAMLGMVLKEYRREDLVISTKIFWGGDGPNQKGLSRKHLLEGTWNSLKRLQLDYVDILYCHRPDPEVPMEEVVYTMDQILKSGLAFYWGTSEWSAEEIEQACKVAEKMNAMPPVVEQPQYNLIFKKRVEEEYAPIYEKYGIGTTIWSPLASGVLSGKYLEGIPEGSRLDRWPWLRKTMEERGIFQEETLQKLKRIKEIAEGLGVTMAQLSIAWCLRNPHVSSVILGVSSLDQLKENIKAVEVKNLITDEIYSELNSLF
- a CDS encoding alpha-mannosidase; translated protein: MKRSKDFEVRRLYRLLGELVPYSMIENFNFSGWIYEGKNIDLPFAWNYNGINHVVFSNKFSILRKNDFEDVYIQAWFGGESLVLIDEEPYGEINAYHKELNITPFCDGEEHKIEVQTVARGLFGTREESVFKYSRIVVYDNEIRKVIFFVKNVIDTIKETNNESLANALVNLADEFLSKLNIPHATENYIKTVKSDPAIVEQVSSVWSPAEFPYFESVYDKKVKENILNGFEIFREKLKSLRNLFPKFGKAYVAGHAHIDYAWLWPVHETKRKIVRTFANAVQLAKKYKNFVYIQSSAQMYEDLKSLYPELFEQIRNLVKNGQWEPVGGMWVESDCNVPGVESLIRQFYYGQKFFEKEFGKISKVAWLPDVFGFSWFLPQILKQTGIDYFVTTKLNWNEANDFPYDICKWRGIDGSEVIYYNFKNFEEGYNGRISAKSLINTFSNFRQKELTDKFFISFGYGDGGGGPSEEMCESYNPLNEIPGVPEVEYSTTERFFSDLMQDLANAKLPIWDGELYLELHRGTLTSQSRTKILHKIAEDELRTTEILNALFLGDKQAQIDELWKVLLRNEFHDILPGSSIKEVYEDTEKELNYVIEQCDVIQKSFFDGNDEIITIFNPSSFKQRISFEYNNFIKTNDCDKSLKTIKTYRGNYLCVSENELKPFEILSFKVQREKSEFHNTQKFVDDYTIENGLLLVHIYRDGSINIFNKVLKKWAFNEKGNVLVTAKDIPAYWENWDIDYRTRNHYIVLKAEKIKIVEDNEIRKVVEIFYDYEGSRIWQYLILENESDELKVETKIDWHHRRSILKVLFPTNVLSRYAKYDIDGGYIQRPTHDNTNFEQARFEVLGHRWIDVSQYDHGVCIINNGKYGHIVKGSTIEMTLVKAGIYPDFFADEGEQSFIYLIYLHGFEDVKEFYARADKLNKKIKAFNGKPLTKGWNLNISSDSLRVLSLRKVDEKIYLRILETVGSSGTATIKLEGINFKEVKFVDILENKISEVEFKEGKIELTYKPFKIYTIEFVL
- a CDS encoding N-glycosylase/DNA lyase, producing the protein MEKIKEFIEKLNEIREEAKPAVEARWEEFENLRKNGTEEDLFSELSFCILTANWSAQGGIKAQKIIGNGFAYLSEEELYKKLKEVGHRYPEARAKYIVSNRWIIGKIREIISQDDPREFFVDNIKGLGWKESSHFLRNIAFPNYAILDKHVLRIMKQYGLIDELPKGWTKKRYLEYEERLKKVAELFGEHIGKFDLYLWYMIKRKVEK
- the ftcD gene encoding glutamate formimidoyltransferase; protein product: MKLIESVPNFSEGRREEIVRQIIEEANKYKKVRVLDWSMDRDHNRSVVTLVGEPEEILEALFDMTKKASELIDLRYHKGEHPRMGATDVIPLVPLVGTKMEECVEWSKKLGERIGRELNIPVYLYERSATSPERENLSEIRKGEFEGFFEKIKDPKWKPDFGPDKVHETAGVTAVGAREFLIAFNVNLGTNNIEIADKIAKAVRHISGGYRYVKAMGVELKEKGIVQVSMNLTNYKKSPIFRVFETIKREAERYGVPVVGSEIIGMVPLQAIVETFMWYLQIDEFGPNRVIEQKLLEQLTKEQ